A stretch of Glandiceps talaboti chromosome 18, keGlaTala1.1, whole genome shotgun sequence DNA encodes these proteins:
- the LOC144449305 gene encoding sodium-dependent glucose transporter 1A-like: MESVTKSTQVDFPDHGSCEDTGTLQENNIKENYLGNNAVSTEAILTDQDNKVDDGSNDENLPYTYSKRLFVSFCLYFLFICLGISTSLTGPTIPDLQLQVGATLQEISLIITFWSIGYFVGSFFSGVTLDEIQNYLVLALASFVSSVNGLNAWTVYLAGLCALRFITGTANGYVDTGCNAVCLRLWHKNVGPYMQALHFSFAIGGTIGPLIAAPFLSHVDTNTTVTTIAPTLLPEAMELRYPGVPISQKWYLFSLQEESKVMDVMDHHLFEGHGGHMLEAHRQEKHNLYGLSEFAVLADSYTDDNETETSSPTLWVPYTISGVMYLIAAIPFLVLFLNGNRKVLHKNDNMLSTYKYMPDRSISSDDMTGESRSFRYILMSILAIMYFMIVSHEVVYNSYAYTFAIESGLGFTSFTASYLISAYWASFAASRGISVLVASRLSPVKMITLLITGVTIATSMLAIWGGSNEIVLWVGTILLGASIAPCYPTGISWTEKQIVLSGKATSIFTMAASATGIIDPLILGALFDTYGIGIMMYTLFAFSVGLIISFAMAVLFVKYFGPNRHRHNHTTQKKVDVPENH, translated from the exons ATGGAGTCAGTCACTAAATCTACACAAGTTGACTTTCCCGATCATGGTAGTTGTGAGGATACGGGAACACTTCAAGAAAACAACATCAAGGAAAATTATCTTGGTAATAACGCAGTATCTACCGAAGCTATTTTGACTGATCAAGACAACAAGGTTGATGATGGCAGCAACGATGAAAATCTGCCATACACGTACAGCAAACGACTTTTTGTATCTTTCtgtctatattttctgtttatttgtcTG GGTATATCAACCTCCCTCACTGGACCAACCATACCCGATCTCCAATTACAAGTTGGTGCGACACTGCAAGAAATAAGTCTTATAATTACATTCTGGAGCATCGGTTACTTCGTTGGATCTTTCTTTTCCGGCGTTACCCTTGATGAAATCCAAAACTATCTGGTGTTAGCATTGGCTTCTTTCGTTAGCTCTGTTAATGGTCTGAATGCATGGACAGTGTATTTAGCTGGTCTATGTGCGCTACGGTTCATTACTGGGACCGCGAATGGATATGTTGATACAG GATGCAATGCTGTATGTTTAAGACTGTGGCACAAGAATGTTGGTCCTTACATGCAGGCGTTGCATTTTTCATTTGCAATCGGTGGCACAATCGGACCTCTCATCGCTGCCCCATTCCTATCCCATGTCGACACAAACACCACAGTGACAACGATTGCTCCGACTTTGCTACCTGAAGCAATGGAACTCCGGTATCCAGGTGTGCCGATATCTCAGAAGTGGTATCTTTTTTCCCTACAAGAGGAAAGTAAAGTTATGGATGTAATGGACCATCATCTATTTGAAGGTCACGGCGGACACATGTTAGAAGCTCATCGACAAGAAAAACACAACCTTTATGGTCTATCTGAATTTGCTGTCCTAGCAGATTCGTACACAGATGACAATGAGACAGAGACTAGTTCACCAACACTTTGGGTACCATACACCATCAGCGGCGTGATGTATCTAATTGCTGCTATACCTTTCCTCGTGTTATTCTTGAATGGGAATCGAAAGGTCTTGCATAAGAATGACAACATGCTGTCGACTTATAAATATATGCCTGACAGATCCATCTCTAGCGACGATATGACTGGTGAATCGCGAAGTTTCAGATACATTCTTATGAGCATTCTagcaataatgtattttatgatTGTATCACATGAAGTGGTATACAATTCATACGCTTACACATTCGCGATTGAGAGCGGTTTGGGCTTTACCAGTTTCACTGCAAGTTATCTCATCTCAGCCTATTGGGCTAGCTTTGCAGCATCCCGTGGAATTTCAGTTTTGGTAGCCTCGCGACTTTCACCTGTGAAGATGATAACTCTACTAATAACTGGGGTGACAATTGCAACAAGTATGTTGGCAATATGGGGAGGGAGCAACGAAATAGTTCTTTGGGTTGGCACTATTCTACTTGGTGCAAGTATAGCGCCGTGTTATCCTACTGGAATATCGTGGACAGAAAAACAGATTGTTCTCAGCGGCAAAGCAACATCCATTTTCACAATGGCAGCATCAGCTACAGGAATAATTGATCCTTTAATATTAGGAGCCCTTTTTGATACATACGGTATAGGAATCATGATGTATACACTGTTTGCATTCTCAGTTGGTCTGATCATATCTTTTGCTATGGCTGTATTATTTGTCAAGTATTTTGGACCGAATCGACACCGTCACAACCACACCACCCAGAAAAAGGTAGACGTTCCAGAAAATCACTGA
- the LOC144449306 gene encoding sodium-dependent glucose transporter 1A-like, with amino-acid sequence MESVTKSTQVDFPDHGSCEDTGTLQEDSIKENYLGNAVSTKAILADQENKGISISLTGPTLPDLQLQVGATLQEISLIITFWSIGCFIGSFFSGVTLDEIQNYLVLALASFVSSFYGLSAWTVYLAGLCALRFITGIANGYVSTGINAVCLRLWHKSVGPYMQALHFSFAIGGTIGPLIAAPFLSHVDTNATMTTIAPTLLPEAIELRYPGVPISQKWYLFSLQEESKVMDVMDHHLFEGHGGDMLEAHRQEKHNLYGLSEFAVLADSYTDDNETETSSPTLWVPYTISGVMYLIAAIPFLVLFLNGNRKVLHKNDNMLSTYKYMPDRSISSDNMTGESRSFRYILLSILAIMYFMIVSHEVVYNSYAYTFAIESGLGFTSFTASYLTSAYWASFAASRGISVLVASRLSPVKMITLLITGVTIATSMLAIWGGSNEIVLWVGTILLGASIAPCYPTGISWTGKQIVLSGKATSIFTTAASATGIIDPLILGALFDTYGIGIMMYTLFAFSVGLIISFAMAVLFVKYFGPNRHRHNHTTQEKVDVPENY; translated from the exons ATGGAGTCAGTCACTAAATCTACACAAGTTGACTTTCCCGATCATGGTAGTTGTGAGGATACGGGAACACTTCAAGAAGACAGCATAAAAGAAAATTATCTTGGTAATGCTGTGTCTACCAAAGCTATTCTTGCTGATCAAGAAAACAAG GGTATATCAATCTCCCTCACTGGACCAACCCTACCCGATCTCCAATTACAAGTTGGTGCGACACTGCAAGAAATAAGTCTTATAATTACATTCTGGAGCATTGGTTGTTTCATTGGATCTTTCTTTTCTGGCGTTACCCTCGATGAAATCCAAAACTATCTTGTTTTAGCATTGGCTTCTTTCGTCAGCTCGTTTTATGGTCTGAGTGCATGGACTGTGTATTTAGCTGGTCTATGTGCGCTACGGTTCATTACTGGGATCGCGAATGGATATGTTAGTACAG GAATCAATGCTGTATGTTTAAGACTGTGGCACAAGAGTGTTGGTCCTTACATGCAGGCGTTGCATTTTTCATTTGCAATCGGTGGCACAATCGGACCTCTCATCGCTGCCCCATTCCTATCCCATGTCGACACAAACGCCACCATGACAACGATTGCTCCGACTTTGCTACCTGAAGCAATAGAACTCCGGTATCCAGGTGTGCCGATATCTCAGAAGTGGTATCTTTTTTCCCTACAAGAGGAAAGTAAAGTTATGGATGTAATGGACCATCATCTATTTGAAGGTCACGGCGGAGACATGTTAGAAGCTCATCGACAAGAAAAACACAACCTTTATGGTCTATCTGAATTTGCTGTCTTAGCAGATTCGTACACAGATGACAATGAGACAGAGACTAGTTCACCAACACTTTGGGTACCATACACCATCAGCGGCGTGATGTATCTAATTGCTGCTATACCTTTCCTCGTGTTATTCTTGAATGGGAATCGAAAGGTCTTGCATAAGAATGACAACATGCTGTCGACTTATAAATATATGCCTGACAGATCCATCTCTAGCGACAATATGACTGGTGAATCGCGAAGTTTCAGATACATTCTTTTGAGCATTCTagcaataatgtattttatgatTGTATCACATGAAGTGGTATACAATTCATACGCTTACACATTCGCGATTGAGAGCGGTTTGGGCTTTACCAGTTTCACTGCAAGTTATCTCACCTCAGCCTATTGGGCTAGCTTTGCAGCATCCCGTGGAATTTCAGTTTTGGTAGCCTCGCGACTTTCACCTGTAAAGATGATAACTCTACTAATAACTGGGGTGACAATTGCAACAAGTATGTTGGCAATATGGGGAGGGAGTAACGAAATAGTTCTTTGGGTTGGCACTATTCTACTTGGTGCAAGTATAGCGCCGTGTTATCCTACTGGAATATCGTGGACAGGGAAACAGATTGTTCTCAGCGGAAAGGCAACATCCATTTTCACCACGGCAGCATCAGCTACAGGAATAATTGATCCTTTAATATTAggagctctgtttgatacataTGGTATAGGAATCATGATGTATACACTGTTTGCATTCTCAGTTGGTCTGATCATATCTTTTGCTATGGCTGTATTATTTGTCAAGTATTTTGGACCGAATCGACACCGTCACAACCACACCACCCAGGAAAAGGTAGACGTTCCAGAAAATTACTGA
- the LOC144449100 gene encoding sodium-dependent glucose transporter 1A-like codes for MEPSVHGSVNYEDQHVGSTENLLTGDSGSNTSDGEKVEGGSIRNEDNLPYTFRKRLLISLCLYFTFFGMGSSASITGPSLPDLQQQVGASLQQISLIATFKWAGYIVGALISGICLDKLNNFIILCLAALVSCITALNAWTKHLTGLLAIRGITGIASGFLDTGSNIVCLRLWQNQVGPYIQTLHFSFAIGSTVGPLIAAPFLTPVNYSATTTTTVAPTEMVNYAYNVTRESNWQLEQISLLEEREIVNMSNHRDIEYLDHSVYLASIKKLEDRVHGTQNSNSEQEFQVLGDMQMQGNKTGSSPRTLWIPYAISGIIYFVASIFLFIVYISGSRICLLEHDNTFPGIQSNKDTANNSVQQETPLFRYLFVGIMAVFYFLVVSHETVYGFYLYTYLTTSDLSFTIHTASYLNSAFWGSYAASRGLSVLIATRLSPRNMLIMNLTGLTIATSILAVWGWQEELLLWTGTVLLGACIAPCFPTGFSWTERQLILTGKTTSIFLVSAGAAGIVEPFILGAIFDKYSIMDLMYVMFSFSCGLVIVFVIAVLVTIFHRQTDHIDLSQRT; via the exons ATGGAGCCATCCGTGCATGGTAGTGTCAATTATGAAGACCAACACGTCGGTTCAACTGAAAATCTTCTGACAGGCGATTCAGGTTCCAACACTTCCGATGGCGAGAAGGTCGAAGGTGGAAGTATTCGAAATGAGGACAATCTGCCATACACTTTTCGGAAAAGGTTACTAATATCTCTCTGCCTCTATTTCACCTTTTTCGGAATG GGAAGTTCAGCTTCAATCACCGGACCAAGCTTACCCGATTTACAACAACAAGTAGGGGCAAGTCTTCAACAGATCAGCCTTATTGCAACCTTCAAATGGGCTGGATACATCGTAGGTGCTCTAATCAGTGGAATATGCCTGGACAAGCTAAACAACTTTATCATCCTATGTCTTGCTGCATTGGTAAGCTGTATAACAGCACTAAATGCATGGACCAAACATTTGACAGGATTACTTGCCATTAGAGGAATTACAGGAATCGCTAGTGGGTTTCTTGATACAG GGTCAAATATTGTATGTCTGAGACTGTGGCAGAACCAAGTTGGTCCGTATATCCAAACCTTACATTTTTCATTTGCCATTGGATCAACAGTAGGACCTCTTATCGCTGCACCGTTTCTAACACCAGTAAATTACAGTgcaacaaccacaacaacagTAGCGCCAACTGAAATGGTAAATTATGCGTACAATGTCACACGGGAAAGTAATTGGCAATTGGAGCAAATCAGCTTACTTGAAGAAAGGGAAATCGTGAACATGTCAAACCACAGAGATATAGAATATCTTGACCACTCAGTTTATCTTGCATCCATTAAGAAGTTAGAAGACCGAGTACACGGAACGCAAAACTCTAACTCCGAACAGGAATTTCAGGTTcttggtgatatgcaaatgcaGGGAAATAAGACAGGGTCAAGCCCACGTACACTTTGGATACCATATGCAATCAGTggaatcatttattttgttgcttcaatatttcttttcattgtcTACATTTCTGGGTCCAGGATTTGTTTATTGGAACATGATAACACATTTCCAGGCATCCAGTCAAACAAAGATACAGCAAATAACAGTGTTCAGCAGGAGACACCGCTTTTCCGATACCTCTTCGTTGGAATAATGGCCGTCTTTTATTTTCTCGTTGTTTCTCACGAGACTGTTTACGGTTTTTACTTGTACACTTATCTTACTACAAGTGATCTCAGTTTTACTATTCACACTGCAAGCTATCTTAATTCTGCGTTTTGGGGGAGCTACGCAGCGTCCCGGGGCTTGTCAGTTTTAATAGCTACTCGCCTCTCACCAAGGAACATGTTGATAATGAATCTAACGGGGCTTACAATTGCAACTAGCATTCTAGCTGTTTGGGGATGGCAGGAAGAATTACTTCTCTGGACTGGCACAGTTCTACTTGGTGCATGCATAGCACCATGCTTTCCAACAGGATTTTCATGGACAGAGAGACAGCTCATTCTCACTGGTAAAACGACGTCCATCTTTTTGGTTTCAGCGGGGGCTGCCGGAATTGTTGAACCATTCATTTTAGGCGccatttttgataaatacagtATTATGGATTTgatgtatgtaatgttttcattttcatgtgGACTTGTTATTGTGTTTGTAATTGCTGTGTTAGTAACTATATTCCATCGACAAACAGACCACATCGACCTATCACAAAGAACTTGA
- the LOC144449307 gene encoding sodium-dependent glucose transporter 1A-like, which produces MASPPGEYRLQPIDYDSYQFDCIHDKDSINDDAPSATSESLTYSEGSKHKKIKTLALYLTFFGQGLTAGILGPSLPDFQLQVSASLKWISFVFTARSIGSLIGTVVGGLVYDKIETSLVLCLSLLVMAIVGMIMTHVENIALLVIAMVTWGVSAGFNNTGCNTWCMKIWGDKSIPYVQALHFTFALGATVSPLITSPFLSSPDQQLSVTNNSLKLASNLPNISSDIYSVSNRQFSLPNETATVLPYRNNDGSYFTVEYASDLTYSPIYQEYENKSRGLLWVPYTIVSAYIFLVSVFFAYIHCCFVARPSNSCMYLEEKATEDDYVQTETVSREKTYRIFLIILLSVFFFVYAPLEIVYGSFLYIYAVEGNVKFTPQMASYLNSAFWGTFAAARGISVCCAVRLASKTMLTIDIFGVCFDSSLLSIFARENAVALWIGSILLGASMASLYPSALSWANLYIHVTGRVTSVFLFVTSSSMMIFPWFVGVLFDTVGVLCLMYVTSAACLFTAVTYVIMQFVASKLGKRDPHL; this is translated from the exons ATGGCGTCACCTCCTGGCGAGTACAGACTACAACCGATTGATTATGACAGTTATCAATTCGACTGCATCCATGATAAAGATTCTATAAACGACGATGCACCCTCAGCCACGTCAGAATCGTTAACATATTCTGAGGGATCTAAACATAAGAAGATAAAGACGTTAGCTTTATATTTAACTTTCTTTGGTCAG GGATTGACAGCGGGCATCCTTGGACCAAGTTTACCGGATTTCCAACTCCAAGTGTCGGCTTCCTTGAAATGGATTTCTTTCGTTTTTACGGCTCGGAGTATAGGCAGTCTGATAGGAACAGTGGTTGGTGGATTAGTATACGACAAAATAGAAACCTCATTGGTCCTATGTCTATCACTACTTGTCATGGCAATAGTGGGTATGATTATGACACATGTAGAAAACATTGCATTACTGgttattgccatggtaacatggGGTGTCAGTGCTGGCTTTAATAATACAG GTTGTAATACATGGTGTATGAAGATATGGGGAGATAAATCCATTCCCTATGTGCAAGCTCTCCACTTCACGTTTGCACTTGGAGCCACCGTATCTCCACTCATTACGTCACCATTTCTTAGTTCCCCAGACCAGCAACTCTCAGTGACCAACAACAGTTTGAAATTGGCATCGAATTTACCAAATATTTCTTCAGACATATATTCAGTCAGTAACCGTCAATTTAGTTTACCCAATGAGACCGCCACTGTATTACCTTACAGGAATAATGACGGTAGCTATTTTACTGTAGAATATGCGAGTGATTTAACGTACTCACCAATTTATCAAGAATATGAAAACAAGAGTCGTGGTTTGCTATGGGTTCCATACACTATCGTTTCAGCTTACATTTTCCTTGTTTCCGTGTTTTTCGCTTATATACATTGTTGCTTCGTTGCCAGACCTTCGAACTCTTGTATGTACCTTGAAGAAAAAGCGACGGAAGATGATTACGTTCAAACTGAGACGGTTTCTAGAGAGAAAACTTACCGCATTTTTCTCATTATCTTGTTGTCCGTGTTTTTCTTCGTCTACGCTCCCTTGGAAATAGTTTACGGCAGTTTTCTATATATCTATGCAGTCGAAGGAAATGTCAAATTCACGCCACAAATGGCATCATATCTAAATTCGGCATTTTGGGGCACGTTTGCAGCAGCCAGGGGAATTTCAGTGTGCTGCGCAGTACGGTTAGCATCTAAAACAATGTTAACAATAGACATTTTTGGAGTCTGTTTCGACAGTTCCTTACTTTCAATATTTGCTCGTGAAAATGCTGTGGCTCTCTGGATTGGCAGTATACTGCTAGGTGCTTCCATGGCTTCACTCTATCCATCAGCATTGTCATGGGccaatttatatatacatgtaactggtcGAGTGACTTCcgtgtttttgtttgttacatCTTCGTCCATGATGATTTTTCCATGGTTTGTTGGAGTGTTATTTGACACCGTTGGAGTTTTATGTTTAATGTACGTCACATCGGCAGCGTGTCTGTTTACTGCTGTGACGTATGTGATCATGCAATTTGTTGCATCAAAGCTTGGAAAGAGAGACCCTCATTTATAA
- the LOC144449309 gene encoding sodium-dependent glucose transporter 1B-like, with the protein MADVEYKDRPLITTGNLGTCVKDERSRQLHEPEVGRNLLTNNVILKDDDDVKKLRRFKTLLTLLVGMAFFGLGMASMLLGTTLLDLQFQVQSSFKSVSIALTTSGAGYLLGSVFGGVCADRFNRELVLGLNMVSLAIVGALLPWFSILGILILISTIWGLTKGSVDTGGNVLVVNVWGNKSGPYMQAVHFCFAFGAAVSPLFTGPFLMVSPEASPTNISLTPTVSSYSTQTLPFLYSDNGTSVQRESDSLSYLLNTGKYHIRPKMEPTQNVYGISQEVSENISEHSLLSLPKMSVSTDYHGLIKDVNASAETYLEFADSSESGYTEVQLKIWIPYTIVSIYNLLVSILFFIAFCCGNRKCCLERHQTKSTDETAESPEHVANPGARRFRVILLLIVCAFTFIYLGFETLYGGFLYSFAMKSDLPFTPVSAAYLNSAFWGSYAAFRFVAIFLTIKITPRTMLTMDVIGMLISSSLLAVFGNKSIEILWLASILLGISMASAYPSMLSWTEIYIKLTGKTTAAIVVAASSSDSLLPFVMGFMMTAFGIDVLMYTVLALAVGATASFICMQAFASKHGERYKLDSVEEKAVDIDICNDEETV; encoded by the exons ATGGCAGATGTTGAATACAAGGACCGTCCACTGATAACCACTGGTAACTTAGGCACATGTGTTAAAGACGAACGAAGTCGACAACTCCATGAACCAGAGGTCGGAAGAAACCTATTAACAAACAACGTTATTCTGAAGGACGACGATGATGTTAAGAAATTGCGAAGATTCAAAACGCTTTTAACGCTTTTAGTTGGCATGGCATTTTTTGGTTTG GGGATGGCATCAATGCTTTTGGGAACAACACTGCTAGATCTTCAATTTCAAGTGCAATCTAGCTTCAAATCAGTAAGCATTGCCCTTACTACGAGTGGTGCTGGATATCTTCTGGGATCCGTGTTTGGCGGCGTCTGCGCTGACCGATTTAACAGGGAGTTGGTGCTTGGGCTGAACATGGTGTCCCTGGCTATTGTTGGGGCTCTGCTACCTTGGTTTTCAATATTGGGTATTTTGATACTTATCTCCACCATATGGGGTTTAACCAAGGGATCAGTTGACACAG GCGGCAATGTATTGGTTGTTAATGTATGGGGCAATAAGTCAGGTCCGTACATGCAAGCCGTTCATTTCTGTTTCGCTTTCGGAGCTGCCGTATCTCCGTTGTTTACCGGACCTTTTTTGATGGTCTCACCAGAGGCATCGCCAACAAACATTTCACTTACACCAACAGTCTCTAGTTATTCTACACAAACACTACCATTCCTTTATTCAGACAATGGAACTTCAGTTCAGCGAGAGTCTGACTCACTCAGTTATCTGCTAAACACAGGCAAGTATCATATACGACCAAAAATGGAACCAACGCAGAACGTCTATGGAATTTCGCAAGAAGTCTCCGAAAATATAAGTGAACATTCTTTGCTTTCCCTCCCTAAAATGTCTGTTTCGACGGATTACCATGGACTCATCAAGGATGTAAACGCCTCGGCTGAAACCTACTTAGAGTTTGCCGATTCTAGTGAAAGTGGTTACACGGAAGTACAACTGAAAATTTGGATACCATATACCATCGTTTCCATTTACAACCTTTTAGTTTCAATTCTATTTTTCATTGCCTTCTGTTGCGGAAATCGCAAATGTTGCTTGGAAAGACACCAGACGAAAAGCACAGATGAAACAGCGGAAAGTCCTGAACATGTTGCCAACCCTGGTGCAAGGAGATTTCGTGTGATTCTTCTTCTGATAGTGTGTGCTTTCACTTTCATATACTTAGGATTTGAAACGCTTTATGGAGGTTTCCTCTATAGCTTTGCCATGAAATCCGACTTGCCTTTTACCCCTGTATCAGCTGCGTATCTCAATTCAGCGTTTTGGGGAAGTTACGCAGCCTTTCGATTCGTTGCCATATTCTTGACAATTAAAATAACCCCGAGGACTATGCTGACCATGGATGTCATTGGTATGttaatatcatcatcattactcgCAGTGTTTGGTAATAAGAGTATTGAAATCCTCTGGCTAGCCTCTATACTTCTTGGTATCTCCATGGCATCTGCTTACCCCTCAATGTTATCTTGGACagaaatatatatcaaactcaCAGGCAAAACAACAGCGGCTATTGTTGTGGCAGCATCTTCTTCAGACTCCCTTCTCCCGTTTGTCATGGGGTTTATGATGACTGCCTTCGGAATTGATGTTCTAATGTACACAGTGTTGGCGTTAGCTGTTGGGGCAACTGCTTCATTTATATGCATGCAAGCGTTCGCCTCAAAGCATGGAGAAAGGTACAAACTTGATTCTGTGGAGGAGAAGGCAGTTGATATTGATATTTGCAATGATGAGGAGACAGTCTAA
- the LOC144449310 gene encoding sodium-dependent glucose transporter 1A-like → MERKAEHSDKISYHKVTGDIDGEQNNNDLITDQTIAKNQATSQELSPKYKKLTTVLLYIAFFGLGMYVAAIGPSLPDFQRNTGLSVDRIAFLIAASSLGFLLGSIIGGICFDNFENNLVMATSLVGLGIFGWFLPWCNSLAPLLVVSGLAGLVDGCADTGGNVVCVNLWRKRSGQYMQALHFSFAVGATVSPLIAGPFLTPLNSTEVTLLAEVTLLANYTNAATEFPSRFNNTTTTYGDDNLRQAISTQSYTLDLTPRNINEDGLFTNLNESLLGSAKSHTDRHTKPKSITPGNISGAVPPIKVIQQENTEYRTIELSTEHDKHNDSTAENYRYTTQDNIITTSQASKLWILYTIISICNITVGCCFLILYFNGPRKIRIGRSKEIGKEIEITTPKESKVFRRVLLVLMFAFYFSYAGQERSIGSFLYSFTMNLGLGFTKEMGSYLNSIFWGCFAASRCMGIFCAAFLSPQTMLLIDLAGMLFSTVLLAAFGRTIAWVLWLSAALLGIFMGSMFASGVSWTEQYIRLTGKATSIFLVACSSSSIILPAVLGELFTAYGYGTLAYLLVVLCVVNILVYIIMQIIASRQGKRRENEA, encoded by the exons ATGGAACGAAAGGCAGAGCACAGTGACAAAATCTCCTATCATAAAGTGACTGGTGACATAGACggagaacaaaataataatgacCTGATCACTGACCAAACCATTGCAAAGAACCAAGCCACGTCACAAGAACTTTCTCCTAAATATAAGAAGTTGACAACCGTATTGTTATATATAGCTTTCTTTGGTTTG GGAATGTATGTTGCTGCAATAGGACCAAGTCTTCCTGACTTTCAGCGGAACACTGGATTAAGTGTTGACCGAATAGCTTTCCTGATCGCTGCCAGCAGTCTAGGTTTCCTACTGGGTTCGATAATAGGAGGGATATGctttgacaattttgaaaacaacctGGTGATGGCAACATCTCTTGTAGGGTTAGGGATATTCGGATGGTTCCTTCCATGGTGTAACTCCTTAGCACCATTGCTCGTAGTTTCAGGACTGGCAGGGTTGGTTGATGGATGCGCAGATACAG GTGGGAATGTCGTCTGCGTAAATCTGTGGAGGAAAAGGTCTGGCCAATATATGCAGGCACTTCATTTTTCTTTTGCTGTAGGTGCTACTGTTAGTCCATTAATAGCGGGTCCGTTCTTAACACCGCTTAACTCTACTGAAGTTACATTACTCGCGGAAGTTACATTACTCGCGAACTATACAAATGCAGCAACGGAATTTCCTTCTCGATTTAATAATACGACAACGACTTATGGAGATGACAACTTGCGACAGGCCATTTCTACGCAATCATACACGTTAGACTTGACTCCGAGAAATATCAATGAAGATGGGTTATTCACAAATTTAAACGAGAGCTTGCTAGGTTCTGCGAAGagtcatacagacagacataccaaACCCAAGAGCATTACACCAGGAAATATCAGTGGGGCAGTTCCTCCAATCAAAGTAATACAACAAGAAAATACAGAATACCGAACCATAGAATTGAGTACTGAGCATGACAAACACAATGATAGTACAGCAGAGAACTACAGATACACAACTCAAGATAACATTATAACAACTTCACAGGCTTCTAAACTTTGGATTCTGTACACGATCATTTCCATATGTAACATAACGGTTGGATGCTGCTTCTTGATCTTGTATTTTAATGGGCCTCGAAAAATTAGAATCGGGAGGAGCAAAGAGATTGGAAAGGAAATTGAAATTACTACTCCAAAAGAAAGTAAAGTTTTCAGAAGAGTCCTTCTCGTTTTAATGTTTGCATTTTACTTCTCGTATGCTGGACAAGAGAGGTCTATTGGGAGCTTCCTGTATAGTTTCACCATGAATTTAGGTCTTGGTTTTACAAAAGAAATGGGTAGTTACCTGAATTCTATATTCTGGGGATGTTTTGCTGCATCTCGTTGTATGGGTATTTTCTGTGCCGCTTTTCTTTCACCTCAGACAATGCTTCTAATTGACCTTGCAGGTATGTTGTTCTCCACTGTCTTGCTGGCAGCGTTTGGAAGAACCATCGCATGGGTTCTATGGCTGTCAGCCGCTCTCCTTGGTATATTCATGGGGTCCATGTTTGCATCCGGGGTATCTTGGACCGAACAATACATCAGATTGACGGGAAAGGCTACGTCTATATTTTTAGTCGCCTGCTCGTCATCCTCGATTATATTGCCCGCAGTGCTGGGAGAACTTTTCACTGCGTATGGATATGGCACCCTCGCTTACCTACTCGTTGTCCTCTGCGTTGTTAATATTCTTGTTtatatcattatgcaaattattgccTCACGTCAGGGGAAAAGAAGAGAAAATGAAGCATGA